One Takifugu flavidus isolate HTHZ2018 chromosome 3, ASM371156v2, whole genome shotgun sequence genomic window, CGAGGGGCACGTGGGTTGAGAGTGGCCCGTCTCCGAAAGGTGTCGCGGACACCTCCTATCCCCAAATGGATCATTTCAAAAACGgtgaggagcaggcagaggaaAGACACGACGTACATGACCAGCAGGAAGATGGTCTTCTCTGTGGGGCGCGACACGAAGCAGTCCACGGTGTGGGGGCATGGTGAGCGGGTGCACACAAAGGACGGAAAAACCTCAAAACCGTAGAGGATGTACTGGCCGAAAAGGAACGCAACCTCAAAGGATGAGCGCCACAGCAGCTGGCACACGTAGACCTTCATTAGGCCGTCGCGCTGGATTCGCCGCCGGCCGTCGTGCTTCTTCTCTGTGCCTGGATGACACAGATACCAGTTAGGATCTGACAATTTGCATCGGAAGAGCAAGAGAAAGAAATTCCACCTTACCTTTCTCCGTTTTGTCAGGCTTTTCTTGTTCAATCTCCTCGGCAATCATGGGGTCTTCCTCTCCATtgtcctctgcctcctcatAGTCCCTAACAGCCCCGCGGCTAACGATGGGCATCCTCTTTTTGGGTTTCCGGACGATGCGGTACTCGCTGTCGTCCATGCGTGCGATCTTGTGCATGGCGAAGCCCAGGTACATTATGGTGGGGGTGGTTATCAAAATCACCTGGACAGGAGATGCCCGTGACCATAAAGGGAGAAAATCAGTTTAACGCCGTCTTTCAGATGATCTGAACGATGGTGTGAAGCTCACCTGAAAGATCCAGAATCGTACGTGTGAGAGCGGGGCGAAGGCATCGTAGCAGACGTTctcacatccaggctgctgcgTGTTGCAAACAAATTTACTTTGCTCATCGTAGTAGATGGTCTCGCCGCCGACGGCGGTCAGCACGATGCGGAAGATGATCAGGACGGTCAGCCAGATCTTCCCCACGAAGGTGGAGTGGTTGGAGATCTCGTCCAGCAAACGCGTCAGGAAACTCCAGCTCATGGTGCCTCTTTGACCGGGGAGCTAATTCAGctctggaggaaaagaagcaaTAAAATACTTTCACCCGTTTCGTttagtttttccttttccaaTTTAGAGCGCAACCGCTGCAGCGCAAACATGTGGTGTTTTGCAGCTTTGCATTGTTTGCTCTTGGGGTTGCACCTCTAccaaagaaggagaaggaggggatcTTCCACTGTGCAAACTTGAACAATCTGaccacaaaagcagcagcgttTACTTTTGTACTCCTTCATTCTGTCCGTTTTTGGATTTTGACTGGAAAATAAACACTCAAAATTAAAAGAATTTTCTTCGTTTCCGATGATGGAAAATATGCTTTTGGACTCCAGGCCACCAATTGTGCAAGAAGCTTCGAGACATCAAATGGAGGCAACAGGCAACTTTCTGACATTTGGGATAAACAGGCGCGAGCGTAGCGCGTTCACAAAACAACACGGTGATTAAAGAAGGAAGGAGCAAAGTGTTTCGTGTCGAGCCGAACCACAAAAACGATACACAAACACGGCAGCATGCCTTTAATCAGAGCCACAGGTATCCTGAACACACCGGGCCTGGCAGAAACTCAGTCATCCCACATTCTTGCTGAGtctgagccacagcaaacagCAAAGTTCTGGCTGGCAAGTCGCAGCAGGCTGTGAGGTGACCTTCTGCTGCTTTGGACCGTACGAAGAATGACACTAGAGCGGTGAATGAGAGGAGGAATTTATTTCCGCCCACAT contains:
- the LOC130522858 gene encoding gap junction gamma-1 protein-like — encoded protein: MSWSFLTRLLDEISNHSTFVGKIWLTVLIIFRIVLTAVGGETIYYDEQSKFVCNTQQPGCENVCYDAFAPLSHVRFWIFQVILITTPTIMYLGFAMHKIARMDDSEYRIVRKPKKRMPIVSRGAVRDYEEAEDNGEEDPMIAEEIEQEKPDKTEKGTEKKHDGRRRIQRDGLMKVYVCQLLWRSSFEVAFLFGQYILYGFEVFPSFVCTRSPCPHTVDCFVSRPTEKTIFLLVMYVVSFLCLLLTVFEMIHLGIGGVRDTFRRRATLNPRAPRPSTTRGIPTAPPGYHATMKKEKLKGQLRDLPMGDSGRESFGDEGPSSRELERLRRHLKLAQQHLDLAYQVEEGNPSRSSSPEVNTAAQTAAEQNRLNFAQEKQGETTEKGIHA